In the genome of archaeon BMS3Bbin15, the window ACATCACAGAATGAAAAAGATAGATATAGTTTATTTAGCCAAACAGAACATAAAGGCCAGGAAGTTCAGGAGTCTTGGTATTGTTCTTGGCATTGCTATATCTTCGGCAACTCTATTCATCTCTATAATTCTCCTTTTAAGTATGCAGAATAGTCTTGCACTTGGTATCGCTCAGCTTGGAGCTGATATAGTCGTTCTACCTGCTCAGGCAGAACCCCCGGTTCAGGGTACTCTCCTCACCAGCAAACCCTCTATATATTATATGAGCAGTGCCTACAGGTCAAAAATTAAAGCTATTGAGGGAGTTAATACTGTATCTCCACGTGTGTACTTAGAGACAGCCAATGCAAAGTGCTGTTTCAGGCCTGGAATTTTTATTGTAGGTTTTGACCCTGGAACTGACCCCATAATCCAGCCATGGATAAAAAAGTTGCTTAAGAGAAATCTGGAGCCTTTTGAGATATTAACAGGAAGCGGCTATGACTGGATACCTGGCTCGAAAATCAAAGTATATGGTGTTCCATTCACAATTGCAGCTAAAATACCTACCACGGGAGTTAAATATTTTGATAAGGCTATTTTCATCCCTATAAACACTTTATACTGGCTTTCTGAACGTTCCAGAAAGTATAGTGATGTAGTGGATATGAATCTGAAGCAAGGTGATGTTTCAGCCTATCTCATTCAGATTAAACCCGGATTCACTCCAGTGAATGTTGCTGAGAAAATTAATTTCTATTTCCCTGAGCTTAAAGCATATCCTGCTCAGCAATTTATTGGCAATACCAAAAATAATATGCTTGCCCTGTTAAAGGGGCTTGTGATAATGAGCTCATTTACATGGGTTACTGCCATTATTCTTGTGGCTGTAATTCTTTCCATAA includes:
- the macB_1 gene encoding macrolide export ATP-binding/permease protein MacB; this translates as MKKIDIVYLAKQNIKARKFRSLGIVLGIAISSATLFISIILLLSMQNSLALGIAQLGADIVVLPAQAEPPVQGTLLTSKPSIYYMSSAYRSKIKAIEGVNTVSPRVYLETANAKCCFRPGIFIVGFDPGTDPIIQPWIKKLLKRNLEPFEILTGSGYDWIPGSKIKVYGVPFTIAAKIPTTGVKYFDKAIFIPINTLYWLSERSRKYSDVVDMNLKQGDVSAYLIQIKPGFTPVNVAEKINFYFPELKAYPAQQFIGNTKNNMLALLKGLVIMSSFTWVTAIILVAVILSITVNERKREFGILRALGASKRFIFGDIIVEAYILATLGSIIGIGIGYAFLLSFINYLVESLRMPYILPSFLYVAIISVIIIDISLFLSSLASFYPAYKSAELEPYEAIRAGE